A stretch of DNA from Candidatus Zixiibacteriota bacterium:
AATCGTGGCCTTCGGTGATCCCGATCCGCGACGTTTGGCGCAGACGCGGCGCCGGAGCGCCATCGTCGAGCACGAAGAACTCGCGGCTGGTGAGGCTCTGGCCGGTGTCGGCGGTGGTGATTTTCAGGGCGCGGCAAAGCATGCCGGGGCCGGAAGTCAGTCGATGTCGATCCTGTACGCCACGATGGGCGCGCATGGTTTCGATTCCCCCCAGCGGTTCGAGCGCGCGAATCAGCACCGCCGCGGGATGACCTCTTGGTTCGGTCACGAAGTTCAGCATATCGTACATGCCGTAAATGAAGTAAACGTAAAGATAACCGGCGTCGCCGAACATGATTGCATTCCGGCTGGTCAGCCCAAAGCGCGCGTGGCAGGCGGGGTCGTCTTCCCCGATGTAAGCCTCGGTCTCAACGATGCGACCCGACAGCCGCATGCCGCCACGGTTGACGACGAAGACCTTACCGATCAGAGCGCGGGCAACTTCGAGGGTGGGCTGCCGGAAAAACTCGCGCGGCAGCTTAGAGGTCATATCCTTCTTCAAGGCCGCACGGAAGCAATTCGGGGATCAACGGCAGTGCCGCTTCGAAATCGAGTGCCAAATATTCGGGGCTGTGGGCGTCGGAGCCAAGCGAACTGATCATCACACCGGCGCGCCGCGCTTCGTTGAGGATGTCGATCGAAGGGTAGTATTCGCCGAGCCCGTGGCGAATTCCAGAGGTGTTGATCTCAAGTGCCAAGTCGTTCGCGATCATCTTTTC
This window harbors:
- a CDS encoding DNA-3-methyladenine glycosylase — its product is MTSKLPREFFRQPTLEVARALIGKVFVVNRGGMRLSGRIVETEAYIGEDDPACHARFGLTSRNAIMFGDAGYLYVYFIYGMYDMLNFVTEPRGHPAAVLIRALEPLGGIETMRAHRGVQDRHRLTSGPGMLCRALKITTADTGQSLTSREFFVLDDGAPAPRLRQTSRIGITEGHDLLWRFCDAESTFVSRK